The genomic region caaacaaataaataaatgtcttatTATAAGTGACGTATTCTTTTTGTCTTGGGGGGCCAGAGTGCAGTGTTCATGGTGGGCTgagggccaaaaagacaaaacaccaCCCAAATACAGCAGACAAGAGCTTTTAAAACGTCTACACAATATAAACACGTTCCTTCTCTCACTGGGTGGGGGTGGCGGTGgggaagggggtggggggcacTTTCTGGCTTTCTTTTCTTAACAGACGCTCACAGGCCAACTCAGCTCTGCTTAAAAGGCATCAAGTTGCAAAGACTAGAAACTGCATATTCACTTACAACCAGCAGAGGGTGCTCCTGTTTCAGattcagctccacacacacacacacacacacacacacacacacacacacatgtctaTATATTTCAGTACTTTTTCGTTTGTATACTGTACATTTGTCCTGTTAGAATGTGgcacagggtgtgtgtgtttgtatgcacacacacacacacgtatatacacAGTAGATATATAGAGTAGAGCAGGTTtcctcttctcctgtaaagtcaccgttttagAGATATGAGATTTGAgatgacagcagcgatatgaatAAACACTGGTCTAGCCTGGCCTAGCCTGCCTGGCCTAGCCTGCCTGGCCTAGCCTGCCTGGTCTGGCCTGGTCTGGCCTAGCCTGCCTGGCCTAGCCTGCCTGGCCTAGCCTGCCTGGCCTAGCCTGCCTGGTCTGGCCTAGCCTGGTCTGGCCTAGCCTGGTCTGGCCTAGCCTGCCTGGTCTGGCCTGGTCTGGCCTGGTCTGGTCTAGCCTGCCTGGTCTGGCCTAGCCTAGCCTGGTCTAGCCTAGCCTGGTCTAGCCTAGCCTGCCTGGTCTGGCCTGGTCTGGCCTGGTCTGGTCTAGCCTGGCCTAGCCTGGCCTAGCCTGCCTGGTCTGGCCTAGCCTAGCCTGGTCTAGCCTAGCAGACCCATATATCCGACGAGGCCACGAGCTGCAGATCCtttaaaacacagaaagcagCGCGAGAGGAAGTTCGTCTGAACTACCCGGACACGCCGCCTCCGGTCTTACCTTCATGAAGGACACGTTGTTGGGGAAGACCCCGGGGGTGTGTGGCTGCAGGGGGGGGGCCGCGATGGGTCCCCTGCACAGTCTGAAGGAGACGGGAAAAGGCCGAAGCAGCTCCAGCTTCAGCTTCATTAAAGGAACCAGCTCCCGCGCCCGTCCCCCCGGCGGACCCCCGCGCGCTTCAGCCTCCTCCCGCTTCTCCTTCGTCTCTCCGAGTCGCTCCGTTCCCTCTTCCTCCGGCTCGTCATCTTTTCTCCTCGGCCTGCTCAACTCCCCCCAGGCAGAGTTCCCTCTCTGCACTTCCTGTCTCTGCAGCTCAGACAGGAAGTGGCGAAGGTTCTGCCGCGCAGCGTGCACCAGCCTGCCATCAATGTCCAGGCCCAGAATGTGGGCGGGGCTCCAGTGCTTGGCAATGGCGAGGGTCACGTGACCCACGTTACATCCGACGTCCAGAACCTTTCTCCCACGGAACCACTCAGGCCGGAAAACCGCCAGACGTGGATCTCTGTTGAGTCCCGGGGTTTGGTAGCCATAGTAACGGCTGTAGGTACCGTACTGGAATTTGCGCTGCGGCTTGCGTTTGTTCTGCGCCGCCTGACGGGATCCGGTGCGATGGCCACCTGCGGCCCCGGCCACAACGGGCGTGTGGAAGGTTTGACTCCGAACCCTATCCACACTGGACTGCTTGACGGTGGGAGTCGGCGTGATCGACAGGCGTTCCGAGCGGCTGATGGTGCGCCGGCGCTTCCGGTGTTTGGCTGGATGCGTGGAGCTTGTGGAATTGCTACTTCCCGTTTGTGCTTGAGGGGCGGAGTTAGTCGAGGTGTTTGATCGCCGTCGTGGCAAAATGGGCGGGACGACCTCATCCCTGCAGTTGATGGACGTGTTGAGTTCGTAGGGGCGCGGCGACTCCTCCACCGGTTCCAGGTCGAGCGGGATGACGCCCTCTCTGGACTCCTCTGGAACGGCACCCTCCTGCCCCGCTTCCGCGTGCTGAACAGGAAACAACTGCCTCCCACCCTCGTCCCCCTTCGACCGGTCAGAGTCAGCGGGGTCAAGCTGGCCCCCGTTGGGCCCACCGTGATGCCGGTTCCTGTGGCGCCTCCTGCCGCCGCTCTTCATGGGCGACACCAGAACCCCTCCGTGGGCGTCGCCGCCCCTCCCGCTCAGGTTCAGAGGGTCCGTGATGTCCTTGGGGATCAGGATCTCCACGGGCTCCCGGCTTTTAGCCGGCAGGGGCGACGATTTGGGCGTCTCGGCGTTCAGCGCCTTGTTCACCTCCTCGTCCAGCAGGCTGTTGAGGTTAAGCGGGTCGAAGATGTTCCCACCCAGCAGGAAGTTGGTGGGCAGCACGGGGTCGCAGTCCGAGTTGGCGCGCCGCCGGCGCTTGCTGAACCCGGGGTGCTTGAAGCCTGCGTTCATGCTGTAGCGCCGCTTGCTGagtttctgctgctgctgctgaggccCGGCCTGAGACTGCAGGCCGTTCTTCAGCTGCAGAGGCTTGCCGTCCCCCCTCACCCGCAACGTCTCGGAGACGCCGCCCTCCACCTCCGAGGGGGGCAGCTCTGCCAGCACCATGTTCGCCATGAAAGGCGCCCCGATGCCAATGGGCACCTGGGTGGGTGGGCTGGGGGTCTTGGTGCGCCCCAGAAGATTCTGGGGCGGGCTTAAAACGCCCCCCACGCCGTCGCCTGCTAACACAGTCTCTTTCTCTAAGGACATCTCAATCATCTTCCATTAGCCACCGCCGCCTGCATGGACcctgagagagacacagaagaCACGGCACGTTAGAATCACACGGCCGGGAGCGCCGAGACCCGGCTGCCTCGGTCAACTTACTTCGGCAGACTTATTCACCAACTCTGCGTACGAGTTACGGCGCAGACCTGCAGATCACCTACACTGACCACGGCCTAACCGGCCAGCAGCATGACCGAGGACCTCGATCCAGGCCTCATCAGCTGGACCAGGAGGGAAAAGGGTGCTTCGGTGAACCCGCCCCTGGATGGAAACGTCCTCCAGCTCATTAATAATGCTGTATAAACTATGATCCCGGAGTGGAGGAGTGGAGGAGCGCAgacccctccctctccctctccctctccctctccctctccctctccctggtCGAGTTTCTCCGCCTTCTCTCCTCTGCTGAGCTGTGGCTGAGCGCTTCCCTCCCCCAAGTAACTGCCTTCTctgcaaaaaagagagaggaaaaaaaacaaacacccgCAAATCTGACTGAGAGACGGGCTATTTACCGTGCGCACGCGTTTCCTGTGACCCCTTGAACCCCAAACAGAAATGCACCAAGTGTGAGAGAGGGTCTAAATCTGGGAGGCTCCTTGGAAAAGTCGGTTTCCCTAAACACGCGTGTCTGAGCGGCCGTCCGAGCTCGGGGGCCTCGGCATGGTGTGTGCGTGAATGCCAGAAAGTGGACGTTATTGTGTCCGAGCCTGTCGGGCTGAGCAGAAGCTCGGGGCTGCTGGATCTCAGGCAGAGCCAGAGCTCCTCGCACGCTCTTATATGCCACTACAGACCTGCGGGGGGCGCCGGACGGACGCGCGTCTCGGCCAATCACAGGCGAGAACGCGGCCTGCCCGTCTCCACGCGGCCAATCGCGTCGCTCGAAGCGGAGGCATGTGCTGCCGCGGCCCGCCTCCTCGCCCTAGAGGTAGCCGAGTCACTGCCTGCGCCGAAACGCACTTTCTCGCGTTTCAGCGGCGAGATCGATAAATATCGCCGTTTCGAAGTCGCGCGGCTCCCGCGCGATTAATTGGGACGAAAAGGCGGCCGTTTGTCGTGTCGGCGGGGCCGTTTCCCCCTTCAAAGTTCAGGGCTCTGACGCGGGCACCGATTTCCCGTGTAAACAACCTTTCCGATCAGCTCGTTCGATCACGTTTCGTGGCCGAGCAGATCGATCGCGCTCGCCAGCgctccccccacacacacctgGGCAAAACTCAAGCGTGTATGTTGTGATTCAAGTCGACATtttgaacacacaaacacccccTTCCCCCATCCACAAGCCCCCCTTCGTATCCCGCGCGAAGGGGctcatgggaaatgtagtcttCGCCCAGGATATTCTTCAGACGCTGTAGTGCTCCGAGTCTGGCGGAAAGTCAGTGAACGGCGCGTTTCTCCGCGTCAGCCCTGCACCGCGGCGGGATTTCTACACGTACTGAGGGTCGACTGGACGTGTAGACCATCAAACAGGCGCCCGTCCAGTGGGTCTGAGTGCAGCGGCTCTGTGTGGTTTACAGTGTGACCCTGAGACGTACAGGTCAAACACCAAACGCACAGGTGGATCAGACGAGGCGGGGCAGCGGAGTAAAACGCAGAGATGCACACGGATCCCATTCATCTGGATCAGAGGCGCTGCCCCGGCAGGCGTTCGGACCCAGCCGCTCACTCCACCGGAGGCCGCACTCTCCGCTGCACTGTAGGCCTTTGGGTTCATCAGCGTAAGGCTAAACTGGACCGTGGCCTCACAGCCAAAACCAAGCAGCACTGTTTATTTTCATGGCTGAACAATATGACAGCTCATAGCACTGCTGTGACGCATTATGTCACCGTACAGTACGGTATGCTCCTCTGACCACGTGGTGTCAACCCTCAGCGCTTAAAACGAGCAAAATTAGTCCCGtctaactggatttagtgccaaaGTTCGAATAAAGATCATTttcttatattattttttaaatggtggCACC from Pygocentrus nattereri isolate fPygNat1 chromosome 9, fPygNat1.pri, whole genome shotgun sequence harbors:
- the si:ch1073-157b13.1 gene encoding 7SK snRNA methylphosphate capping enzyme, with product MIEMSLEKETVLAGDGVGGVLSPPQNLLGRTKTPSPPTQVPIGIGAPFMANMVLAELPPSEVEGGVSETLRVRGDGKPLQLKNGLQSQAGPQQQQQKLSKRRYSMNAGFKHPGFSKRRRRANSDCDPVLPTNFLLGGNIFDPLNLNSLLDEEVNKALNAETPKSSPLPAKSREPVEILIPKDITDPLNLSGRGGDAHGGVLVSPMKSGGRRRHRNRHHGGPNGGQLDPADSDRSKGDEGGRQLFPVQHAEAGQEGAVPEESREGVIPLDLEPVEESPRPYELNTSINCRDEVVPPILPRRRSNTSTNSAPQAQTGSSNSTSSTHPAKHRKRRRTISRSERLSITPTPTVKQSSVDRVRSQTFHTPVVAGAAGGHRTGSRQAAQNKRKPQRKFQYGTYSRYYGYQTPGLNRDPRLAVFRPEWFRGRKVLDVGCNVGHVTLAIAKHWSPAHILGLDIDGRLVHAARQNLRHFLSELQRQEVQRGNSAWGELSRPRRKDDEPEEEGTERLGETKEKREEAEARGGPPGGRARELVPLMKLKLELLRPFPVSFRLCRGPIAAPPLQPHTPGVFPNNVSFMKGNYVPESEAAVMSQRAEYDAILCLGVTKWVHLNWGDLGLQWFFKRAYRHLTPGGVLILEPQPWSSYSKRKRLTETTFRNYNCIRLRPDQFSTYLTSEVGFTSYELISTPNSCPKGLQRPIYLFHKGPASCRK